The window GTTATTTGTGGAGGGCTAGTAACACCTGCAAATGATACGGAAAGACCGTTAAGCTTGCAAGTGATATTGATTAAGTAAGAAGATTAAAAATCCCAAAACAAAGGCGGCAATTTTCTTTTAGAAAATTGCCGCCTTTGTTGAAAATTGAAATGATTATTTTTTGATTACATCAGGAAATTTTACCTGGATTACATAAGTTCCTTCTAACTTCAATTGCCACGACCATCTTGGATTTACAGAAAAACCTGGCGATGCCGGAAAGCCATCTATTGACTTGATAAAGGTACTCGGTATTCTGTAATACATTAAGAAACCCCAATCGGTAGTTGGTGTAACGTATTTTGTTAAAGGAAACGGTGCTACCTCAAAATCGCAGATCATAGCGGTATCAGTTTGAATAACCGGGTTGAATTTAGCATAGTTTTCAAAAATTGGCCTATCTCCCCTTGCTATAATTTCTCCTGCTTTAGGATTAAAAACTTTACCATTTTTATCAACCATCTTTAAAATGGCCCTGGCACCACTGTTAGATATTTTGGTACAGGTAATGATTGGGTTTTTCATCGGCGTTACTGCACCCGTAACATCATTAAAGCCGTTAGCAACATCATCTGTGATAACGAATAAATCGTCAATGCTTGGATCTACCACGTTGATCGTAGCCAGTTTTGGAAAAAGCTTTGTGCCGGTAACGTTGGTCATCTCTACATCAAAAATATATCTGCCCAATGGCAAATTAGCCGAAGCTTTATTAAAGGTAAGCTGGCCGCTATTTTCATTAAAGTACATGGGTAACCGCTTAACTAACTCTCTCTTTTTATCCAGTTGTTCACGCGTAACATCTGTTTCCGGATCAAAATTCATTCCTGTTTTAAACACCAAAATTTCGTATTCTTTTGAAAATTCTGCCGGTGCCGGAGAGCCGTCCTCTTTTCTCAGGTTTAACATTTTAAAGGTGTAAGGAGGCGTAGATCCATCAGCATTAATTCTATCAGACTGGAAAAGGATTAATCCCCTTTTGGCAAAAATATCATTGTCTTTATAACGAATTCCATCACTTTGGAAACCTTTCTCAATTTTTGTACAGGCATATATGCTTAATAAGAATAGTAGGCCTAAAATATATTTAACTTTCATATTTGATAATATTTATGGTTTAATTCCCTAAAGGTTGTGCATTAAAGAACAAACGATGATTTCCAGTTAAAACATGAACAATTCCGGTTTTGGTTACGATGCCGGAAGTTTGAACATCCGCGGCTTTATCTTTTTGATTTTCGGGTATAGCATTCAAATCGGGTTCTTTATCATCACGTGTACCAATCACCTTAGTATAAGTAACATAATCTACGTAATTTATATACTGACCGTATTCATAAGAACGTCTAAATTTTATCATATACTGGACGTTTGGAATTACACCTAATACACTATTGTATAATTTACCCCAAGCGTAATCTGATCCCTGTTTATTTTTCCTGCAAACAGATAGGTTTTTAAAGAATCGCTTAGCTCCTTCGATGGAATATCCTTTATTCCGAAATTAAAATTTTCATTCCCGGTTTCAATAGCCTTTTGGTTCTTCTTTGCCTTTACATAATCGGCAACGCTATAATTGGTAGCAGCAAAGAAGGTAACATCTCCATTTACGATATCTTTTAAGCCCGCTTTATCAATTACTTTCACCAAAGAATCAAAATTTCGGTTAGATTTTAAGTAATCGTAGGTGGTCATATCCACATAGGCATTACTAGTACCTCCATCACGTTTATAATCGTCTTTCTTACATGCCGATAAGGCAGTTAAGATTATGCATATATATATTAAAATATTATTTTTCATGATTTTTAATCTTAGGATTAAATTTATTTATACTTTACCCAACCAATAGGTAGTTTGTTTCAGATAAGGATTGTTCCTAAACAAAGCAGGATCTAAAGGCCAATAAAAGCCTTCTTTTCTAAATCTTGCTTCAGGAAGCCAGTCTACAATAAAGCCATATCTTCTGGTCCGCAGCAAATCATAAAATAAATGTCCTTCCAAAAACATTTCCCTTCCACGCTCTATAATATATTCGTCCATTACATCACTTACCGATAAGCCATTGTCTACCAGAACAGGGGAAGGATCATTTCTTTTTCTAAAGTTATTGATAATTGTAGTTGCAGTAGCTGCATCGCCTTTGTAAAGTGCAATTTCTGCTTTTAGTAACTGCATATCCCCTAATCTGAATATGATAATGTTATTGCTTAAATAAGGGTTTAATTTTTGTCCCGGATTTCGGTAAGTTACATTGCTGTATTTAATACACATTGGTTTTTCGGGCAGTGTAAAATCAAAACCCTTTTTTAACCTGATGTCGGTATCCGTGTAAAAATGATCATTGATATACCTTGGCACGACATAAAACCTGGGGTTATTACCAAAACCATTAATGTAGCTTCCGTTTAAAAATTCTGCACCTACCGAACTTGCCGATCCCTCAAGCGTATTTTCGCTAATATTAATCTCAAAAATACCTTCCGAAGAGCGTCCTATAAATGTGTTTTTATAATTGGCTGTATCGGTTAAGGTATAACCACCGCGACTAATCAAGGTATTAATAGTTGTATCGGCACTGTTTACATCTACCATATTTGGCGCATCTGTGGAGACATCAGACATAGTTGCCCGCCACAAATATAAATGGGCTAACAGTGCATAAGCAGATCCTTTATTAGCCGTCACTTTCGCATCGCCAGTATTGCTATAGGTCCAACCCAACAAATTAATGGCCTTATGACAGTCATCCTCTACCAGTTTCATTACCTCTGCTCTTGGTTTTCTGGGTAATTGAGGTGCATTAAGCGGATCTTCATAAGATTCGGTAACAATTGGCACATCACCCCAAACGCGTACCATCATAAAATAACTTAAGGCCCTTAAAAAATAAGCCTGACCTAAAATGTTATTTCTAAATTCGGTAGCATCATCTTCTGTAGATAATTGCGCATCTGTCATACCTGCTGCTTTCTGTAATATGAGATTAGACATGGCTATACTTTTATAATAAAGTGTGTAATTAGCCAATGTGTTTAAGTTGTATTGAAAGGTGAAATCGCCGTTTTGTATCCCCTCCAGCCCATCGCCGGTATACTGCATGGTAAAGTAGTTTTTAGCAATGGCATCGCCATACATGTAGTAGCGGTTATTTTTGTTGGTAATGGCATTGCGGAACAAGGCATAATTACCAGCCATAGCACCTCTTGCATCTTTAGCCGTTTTCCAGAAAGTTTGCTCGTATGGCGCATCTTTAGGCTCTTCGTAAAGTAGCTTTTTACAAGCACTGGTACTTAAAATAATGATTACAGTACTTAATATACTGAGTTTTGTTATTATATTTTTCATCTTAGTAGTATTAAAATTGAACCTGAAGACCTAAAGTATATTTTTTCGGGATTGGATATCCCGTTCCGATATACTCACCATATCCGTTTACAGCCTCTGCATCTGGCAATTTTTTTGATTGCTGGAACATGTGCACATTATCGATCATAGCAAACACTTTAAACTGACTAAGCCCCCACTTACTAAGGGTTTTGGCACCTAAATCGTACCCCAGCGTAATATTTTTTATCCTTAAATACCCTCCCTTTTCTAAGAAAAACGTTTGTGCACCTGTATAATAATAACGGTAAGTACCCAAATCGTATTTAGCATACTCTGCGTTATCACCCGGATTTCTCCAAATATTTAATTTATCCAAATCAGGCGTAGAGAAGCTGGCAAATTGGTAGATTGCATTCCCATCCTGAGAATTTGCAAAACGGTCTGAATCGAACAAGTTTAGCACATCTCTTTTAAAGGTAAATGTTGCAAAAACACTCAATGAGAAATTTTTGTAGCTAAAATTATTGGTCCAACCACCTGTAAAACGAGGATTCGGATCGCCAATTGGCTGTTTGTCCGGATTAATACCATCATTAAAAATATCTACAAAATAATCGCCATCTAAATCGGCCAGGTAAAAATCTCCTTCGTTAAAAGTGCCGTTACTGTTCCGGTAACGTTCGCCGGTAAATGGATTTTGTGGAATATCTCCGGTTCTTGAAAATACACCCTTGGTTCGGTAAAGGTAAAATGCATTAAGTGGGCTACCCACTGATAGAATATGGGTTTTATCAAACCGATCACCTCTCAAAATGATATCGCGGCCACCATTAGGCAAGCTCATAATCTGGTTCTTATTATAAGAAATATTAAATGAAGTATACCACTTAAATGGCTTGCTGATCAGGGTACCGTTAAAAGTAAGCTCCAAACCTGAGTTACGTACTGAAAAAGCATTGGTAAAAGCCACATCGTAACCCGAGGTAACCGGCAAATCAACGTTAAATAACTTATCCTTTACTTCTTTATTATAAACATCAAAGGTAATGGCATACTTCCCATTTTGAATTTCTAAATCCGTACCAATATTCCACTGTGTAGATTTTTCCCAGCTCAAATTCTTTTGGGCTACACCATTATTAAAATTAGGTGTGATAGCCGTAACACCATTGTAAGAGGATGCGCCGCCATTACCATCAAAAATACCATTATTAACCAGATATTTATTGTATTGGACGTAGGCATTATTTAGATTTTCGTTACC is drawn from Pedobacter sp. HDW13 and contains these coding sequences:
- a CDS encoding DUF5007 domain-containing protein, which codes for MKVKYILGLLFLLSIYACTKIEKGFQSDGIRYKDNDIFAKRGLILFQSDRINADGSTPPYTFKMLNLRKEDGSPAPAEFSKEYEILVFKTGMNFDPETDVTREQLDKKRELVKRLPMYFNENSGQLTFNKASANLPLGRYIFDVEMTNVTGTKLFPKLATINVVDPSIDDLFVITDDVANGFNDVTGAVTPMKNPIITCTKISNSGARAILKMVDKNGKVFNPKAGEIIARGDRPIFENYAKFNPVIQTDTAMICDFEVAPFPLTKYVTPTTDWGFLMYYRIPSTFIKSIDGFPASPGFSVNPRWSWQLKLEGTYVIQVKFPDVIKK
- a CDS encoding RagB/SusD family nutrient uptake outer membrane protein; translation: MKNIITKLSILSTVIIILSTSACKKLLYEEPKDAPYEQTFWKTAKDARGAMAGNYALFRNAITNKNNRYYMYGDAIAKNYFTMQYTGDGLEGIQNGDFTFQYNLNTLANYTLYYKSIAMSNLILQKAAGMTDAQLSTEDDATEFRNNILGQAYFLRALSYFMMVRVWGDVPIVTESYEDPLNAPQLPRKPRAEVMKLVEDDCHKAINLLGWTYSNTGDAKVTANKGSAYALLAHLYLWRATMSDVSTDAPNMVDVNSADTTINTLISRGGYTLTDTANYKNTFIGRSSEGIFEINISENTLEGSASSVGAEFLNGSYINGFGNNPRFYVVPRYINDHFYTDTDIRLKKGFDFTLPEKPMCIKYSNVTYRNPGQKLNPYLSNNIIIFRLGDMQLLKAEIALYKGDAATATTIINNFRKRNDPSPVLVDNGLSVSDVMDEYIIERGREMFLEGHLFYDLLRTRRYGFIVDWLPEARFRKEGFYWPLDPALFRNNPYLKQTTYWLGKV